The Brassica napus cultivar Da-Ae chromosome C7, Da-Ae, whole genome shotgun sequence genomic interval CAGCGCCCTCGCCGCCATCGCTTTCATGTAGGCCTTCGTCGCCGGATCCTCGAGCTCCCTCCCCCTCGTCACCGACGCGTTTCGCGACTGATGATGCGCCGCGCTGAACGGCTTGCTGATTCCGCTGTAGCTCTTCTCCGGCGGCTTCCCCGGCGACGGCGGCGGCGGTTTCTCGTCGTCGCCGGTAACTGATTTAACCGACTTCATCGCCATCGTGGTCTTGATGATGCTATGCATCTGATTCGGCAATGGATGCATCTCGTTATCTTCCTCCTCGTGCAGCGCGGGGAGATTCTCTTTACTACTAGTACTAGTTTTGCTGGCCATCACGACGGCGTGATGCATCGACGTGGCTCTACCCGCGACGACCATGTATTTGCTGTGCTCTTGAACCGTCTCAAACGCTAAATGGCTCACGAGAAGGCGGATAACGTTATTTTGAGCGAACAGCTCTTGACACTTGGCGTGGTTACCGTCTACAAGCTCAGAAACGGCCCAAGCTACAACGGCTTGTACCCTCATGGAaccttcttttaaaatattCGCAAGCACTGAACAAACACCAGCTTGTATCATCTGCTCCACGCTCTCCGGGTCTCGGCCCAATAGCCCAATCGTCCTCGCCGCGTTTTCTTGGCCGTCGATTTTTCCTTCTTTCACAAGCTTCAGCAAAGGGTTGACTCCACCTTCTTCAACTATCAGTTTCACGTATCTAGGGTTGTCTTTCGCTAAGGATGCTAAGGACGCGGCGGCGTCGGCTTTATCATCCGGCGAACCGGTCATCAGAACCGCGATTTGCTCCCAGATCAAACACAAGATCGGTTCGTTGGCTGCTATGGGGGGAAGGCCTAAGTAACCGACCCCTTCGTCGTCGTCGTTACCGGCGGGAGTCGAGACGCGGAGGAGCCACGAGACGTCGCCGACGGAGTTTTCCAGCTGAGAGATCATTTTCCGGAATGCCGCGGCGGGGATGATGTTGAAGAGGCGCATTATGTAGCCGTCGTCGCGGCATCTCTGGACCATGGTCAATGCCTTCTGGAGAACGTTTTCGGTGTCGTCGATGATACGGCGCGTGGGGCGCTCGTAGAGGTCGGAGCTCGCACGCGCTGCTTGGCGGAGGAGAGCGGCGAGCTTCTCGGTTTTGGACTTGATCTCGGCGCATTCTTGCTTGTTGATTGTGGCTTCGTCTCCGGCTTTGACCACTTGGTCTGCGAGTTGAATCGGTCGTGTCAGAATCTGCTTGGCTAGATCATCCATCGATTAGCTACTCAAAGCTGGTGTGGTGGATCAATGTAAATTAGGAACGGTGttgatcttgattttttaaagataatgaagaaagattataaagctttttgtttttgggggtttggtttggtttggtcttTGGAACACGGTTTCGTCATTTCTAATGTATTTCTTACAGAACACGTCGGTCTTCGCCGGCTTTCGTTGTCGGAGTAAATTACTCTTGTCAGTTTACCAAGTCGTCGTAGGCTTTTCTGTCagtcatatatattaatatacttttttctGGAATCATATCCGATTTTCTAATGCAGAATAATAACATATTCTAAGGTGGCAAAGAAAACATAGGCATGTTGAATGAATACAAAAGCAATTCGATTTTAATTATTGGATTGTGATTTGCCCAATTTTAGTAGTTTTAATGATAGAAAATTCAAATGATTTACGAAAGCTTTTGAAAAGTTTAgtgaaaatttattatattgttaaagATGTGACTGGATAAGTTATATTGGGCCCCGAGAGACATTGCATTTATTGGTTAAGGCTAGCTGGGGTTTTCTACAACTCTCACTGGCTACATCGAATGTCACTTACTACCAACCATATTTATTTCTGGGACAtgttacataattatatttttgaggTTCTAAAAAGGATAATTACAGAATAAcctgttgaatttttttgtatgCCTTCATACATTCTGTAGTTATAGGCTTCTAGTTATTGACAAGAAAAACTTCATTTATCCATCAAACTTGTTTTTATTCTGAGAGAGAGAACCAAACTTGTTttctagaatatatatattctaaggCTGCATTTGAGATTTATGAAACTTAAACAGttaatgaataatttataatatatactatccAAATAAGGGCTAAATGATTCATACATATAAACCACTAAAACTtagagatattttttttgtcaaagtaaAATTTTAGAGATGATAAGCAAATGTTACTTCACCACACTTCGTTAAGAATATTGTTCTCATCACTTATATCAAGTAgtattacaaatataaaaaatacgtGAATCTATAATGATTTTATCTCGTGTTATTTGTATACATATGCATgcaaataacgaggaaaacgaACATTTGATATTTGTCCCAAATGATAAAAAGTAAGACCTAACTTAATAACTGAAACATATCTTATTCAAGAAATGAGCGTGTTCTGCTCGGCTTTTCCTCCTTCGTTTTATGTTTAATCATAAAAAGTGATCATATTAGttcaataaaatgttttttttcctcCTAAACAAAGACATCGTGGTCACAGTGAATCTATTTGTACATATAACACACTGGAGCACGTCTTTCAGTTAAACATCGAAAACATCTATACATAAAAGACGCTGAATCAAATACTATCAAACAGAAGACAGTAACAAACATAAGAGAAAGAAGAGCCAGAAGTTTGGGGGTTCTTTTTTTATTCGGCTTATATGCttggagaaagaaagaaatgacaCTATCATTAGCTTCTAGAATGATATTAGTATAtggattttaaaatacattcaaGTATGCAATACTATGTATTAAGTCCCGACAAATTAAGACAAAATACTGCAATAATTTATAGCAGGAGCAGATCTAACCACTTGGCAACATGaggtttttatgttttataaagagGCAACATGAGTTACTTTTCCAGTTTCCACAATCTCGTGGGCCCGTACTTTTGTCGCCTCTAGACCCCAATAAACCTAAAGATTAGTATTTACTAAACAAAGTCATGCAAATAATTTTCAACTAAACTAAAGTATGCATTGCCTTTTATCATGTCCCTATAGTGCACCCAAGTTCCATCTCACCATGCATGTGTTATTGTCTAGGGTTcaatcttattcttcttcttgcaaTAGTAGTTCAAGAGATTACAGTTTGACCATATCAGCCGAATAATTATGacaaaactatattatatatctcATCTACGTTTCCCAATTTTGATTTCAGATTTCAATTGATATTACACAGCACAGAACACCGAATAGAAGATATCAATATCATTCTAGTGATATTAAACAttatattgattttaaaatgataaaagagGGACCCAAATaccatatatataatgtatttagaCTATAATGACGACAGACACATCTATGCACATACTATTCTTTCGATAAAACCAGTTTAGCCTCCACATTTATCGACTCTAAATATCATTTTAGTGCTGAATCTCTCAACTTAGACCATCTCCCATAGTGCTCTATAATTTCtactaaaatagaataactctaaTATAGAATTGGTTTTAATCCAATGGTTGTTACTCCATTTTACTGAGAATCATAGAGGAAATTATACAGCATCATTGGAAATGCTCTTAGGCCTAACTCTGCTTTCATTGGCCATGTTCACGTGTTCTGAAATACCAGGTACTTTGTGggacaaaatatataatgactTATTGATGTGTTCTACCTATCGTCGAGATTCCTGATTTCCATCCAGAGAACAGAGACCAACCCAAGTTCATAGAGTAACACAAAACACACGAAAACTTAATATGAACCTTGACAATTGGTAGAAAATGAAACTGCTCCAAGCATATTCGTATCAGttagatttgtttttcttttggttactTGAGACATTATGCACTGAAAATAGGTATATTGGAACCATAAGTAAAGATCAGCTCTAGGCTCTAGATGATCAAAGTAATTACTAAcagaatttattttgttttcattaataAGTACTTGCAGGATTCACAAGGTAAAAAAAGACACACGTAGATCCTTCGTAACACGAAACAAACGGCGCTGATCGCCCTCGCGGGGAGGGAGGAAGCGTACGTTTATCTTTTGGCGTATGTTAGCACACTTACTACTATTACATCGTTAAACCGAGCTTTATCGCTTCCTATATACAAACCGTGTTTTATTAATTCGAATTAACTCGAGCTAACTCGATCACCGAGTCAACTCGCTACCAGCACTGATCGGTTTCCCAGTTCCGTCCCACGTAACTGCCCATCCCGGAGGTGCTGACGGTCAACGGACGGCTCCGCCGGAGCATCCTCCGATCGTACACAGAGCGTTTCTCAGGATCAGAGAGCGTACAGTACGCCGCGTGGATCTTCATGAACTCATCCGCCGAAGAGTTGCTCCGATCGGTTCCCGCCGCCACGTCGGGGTGGCAGATCCTAGCCAATCTCCGGTAAGCCGATTTGATATCCTGCCCCGTCGCGCCGCGAGGAACCTCCAGAATCTCGTAGAGCGAAGCGGTCGCCGGCGTCGTTCGCCGCGGGATCTGGTGCAGCCTCGGCGGATCCTCCGTGCAGGTGTAGGAGCAAGAGGCGGAGACGAGAGGCGGCGGGAGGCGAGGTGAGCGAGACGGCGGAGATATGGGGGAGAGAGGCGGAGACGTGGAGAGGAATGGATGAGTGAAGGAAGTTGGAGAGGAAGAAAGCATCTTTGCTATGAAACGGTGTCGTTCGGGAGATCTTCTCTGCGTTTTGAGTTGTTGTCTTCTTGTTCGAGAGAGGGAAAGGAAGAGAGACTGAAGAAGAGGAAGTAATTGAGTGGTTTATTTATAGGGGGGAGAGGCGATTAGTCGTTAATTGCGTGATCAAGTccttattagtttttattttttaattacataCGACAAAAATGTTAAAAGACGGGTCGGATTAATTAGAGTATAATCGGGTCGGATCCTGTGGTGCTGACTGCTGAGTCAGATAAAGAAGCTTATCCTGTATGAATTATTGCAGTAGAGATAAGAATGTACGCAAGATTTTATTCATAGTGGCAAATTGTGTTGTGGCTGTAATtgtcatattaaaaaattacctaaaaattaacttttaaaacaaaaatagtcCAGTAactaatttaacttttaaaacaaaaatctaatttaattacatgtagatgtttttttttaatttttgatggaaattcaaaatttgatatttttcttcttcttattttcaTTATTGTGGATTGTGGTACTTGTATGAAGAAAGCAGTTTCGAGCATTCATTGTTTGTAGGATACTGAGAAGACAGGAATATATTTTTCAGAAGATATATAAAAGTCTCTATGTATTTTACGATTGCTTCCCACCATGCAaacatattaaacatttatgtgacatttcttttttttttccttgtataAATCTCGAATATAATTCGTGGAGAAAATGTTTTCTTATCTCACAGAACTTTAATGATATCGACAACTGTTTCTTTAATACAgttaaatactaatattttcaaatttatttttttagacaGAGATTATTGGTTGTCTCAATCAAGGAAAATTCTAAATATTCGTAGAAGAAAAGTCGTCTGAGTTATTTTATTTCCATTCTGTGTATTTGGAGGAGATTATTCAAAAGAGCTGAAATCAAGAATGATtaagttttgaaaatttgattgttttttacCAATACAAGCTACCCTATTTGCATGGTAACTTTTGAATGAGCAAGCTTTTTTCACGTGGAAGTTTCAGTAAACCCATCAGTGAGAAATTATTTACACCTAGTAACGAAGTTATCCAATAtagtgttttaaaattactaactTCACAAGATTAAGTTGCGTAGTCAAGGCCATTACGTTTATATGTGTCATAAACGGGACCAACTTATGAAAAGAGCTCTTGCCCGTTGCAGTTTGATTCGACTCTTCCTTAATTAGTCCATATGCAAGTCGATCACGTCGAGACTAATGGACCATATATTATTCGGTTTATGATTGTGACTGAGTGATTCTTTTTTAAGCAAACTATTGTAATCATATATAGTCTACATTTCTTCTCCAACCACGTATTTTGCTTATCTTGGATacccaaacaaacaaaaattgcaATAGCTTTCTATCTAAATACAATTGCTGTGTTTAGTACGTGCCGGTCGATTCagttgtttttatataaataattctcTAAATCTAGTGTATCATACTGATTTAatcttagttttttaaaaagacaATTTTCTCagatagtcatttttaagtttttgtcacagaAATAGTGTCCAAAAGAGAAAATGAccgaaatcaatttttttttattttgaaaatttaaatatttattttttattttttaaaatttgaaacattATCCCCAAAACTCAAtcttttaactctaaaccctaattttagaTTAGGTAACCCTATAATCTAAACTTATAACTACTTATAAATGAGCGCTATTTTACCCtataaatttgtattagttAACCCTATAAGTTTGTATTTTGACcctataataatatttatcatggtcattttcttcattgatgagactatttttgtgacaaaaacttaaaaatagttatcataaggaatttttctttttaaaatcacCTAAGGAAAATTTATCCGAGACTTTTGACACATTCAAAAGCCAAGTAACATAAAGTTTTACTTTgtataaaaattgaataaaacaatTGCAAGTGATGTCCAAGATTGACGCCACCAATTCGTGGGTGACACATTCCCTTCCATAAGCATTTTTAGCTTTCTCGTCATCGtccattaaaaaaacatataacaaatacTTAATTACATTATACATACATACGTTTACGCGTAGACGTATCCCATGTGAATTATAACATACCTTACAATTACATTTCTGCAACTTGTAATTTGTAACATTAGTATATtaccatataaatatttaactgcGTTTACGAAGCTAAAAGCTAATCATACCAAAAGAATCAATACATTAGTATAAAATGAGGACAAGAGGGATAAAGTGATAGAGACAGGAACGTGGAAAGAAGCCAAATCCAGGAACGTTGCACATTGGTTAAGACTCAAGAGATGGATAACATTAACTACACACGCCACACGGACATCGTTTAGTCTCTACTCTCTACAGTGTACCTGAGCTTAGTAGATTAAATCTCTCGTTCGTGACTActaaattagtttatttaaacATTCACATGAATCTCATCAACATGTTTGATATCATAACCcgttttagaattttaagtCCTTGGCAGAGACCAGAGAGGTATGCTGTTTTGCTTTAGGTTCTGTATTCTTTGCCACTCCATTAAAGCTGCATCGTGCATTATACACGTGGAATTTAGTAGACTGTTACTGGACCTAAGCAGATCACATCTCTTCAAATGGTGGCGTGTGGGGAGCACAAGTTATTGATATGCCTCGTCGGCGTCCACCACCATGCATTATCACAGCGGTTTTTTATATActaacgaagaagaagaagaagaagaagaaaccaactTACTTTTGATATCTTAACGCATTACTACTCTCTATATCCTTTTTAGTTTCAGGAAGAGAGTTTATTACTTTGCAATGGAGCAAACCAAGAAGCTCAAAACTTCTTCTGAGTTCTCCTTATCTGATGAAtcctcagcttcttcttcttcaatcagGTTTTGAGGCCTGAAAATGTATACTTTCAAGTTTTTTTCGttgtttcatttgttttttaattttcttcttcttcaggcCTGAGAAAATGGTGGAAGTGAAGAAGGAGCCAGTTTCTTCCCTTAAGAAGGCAGACCGAGAGAGGATCCGTAGAGATAAGCTCAATGAACAGTTTCTTGAGCTCGGAAATGCACttggtatatatttatatcaacaAGAAGAACAGaattttttccaattttattaaatttttctcCTAAACTGAGACTAATGGTTTGCTTGCAGATCCCAATAGGCCTAAGAGTGACAAAGCTTCAATTCTCATTGACACAATACAAACCCTGAAAGATTTAATGACTCAAGTTGATAGACTAAAGGCTGAGCATGTCACACTTTCTCAAGAGTCTCGTGAGGTACTGATGACTGATTGTTTTAACTTCTCCAATGCTCTTATTATTGTTAGTTTCTACTTGGTTTCATCATCTTCCACTTTGTTTTGAACGCAGCTAATTCAAGAGAAGAGCGAGCTAAGAGAGGAGAAAACATCTCTTAAATCCGACATTGATATTCTTAATGCTCAATATCAACATAAAGTCAGAACCATGGTCCCATGGATTCCACATTACACTTATCCTGTCCCTCTAGTTGCAATAACTCAGGGTCCAGTCTCCACTCTGCCTTTTCCACTCTATGCCACTCAAAATCCTGCACCTTTACCTAGCCCATGCTCTACCTTTATGCCATATTCAGCCGAACAAAAAGATGATGCTGGTTTAGAGCTTGAGCTTAAAATCCATGCCTCTTCTTCAGATCAAGAGGTGAGTGGTTTCTTCAGTAGTTTTGACTAATAAGCTCTTTCTGTGCTGTGAACATTGTATATAGTTCAGGGACTGACATAAGTTGCTTCCATGCAGGATGTTTCTGGTAAAGAGAAGAAAGGAAACTCGGCAATCACTGCAAGCTCATCTAATAGTTACTCATCATCTCAAGCTGTTTCAGATAGTGTATTGTAAATAACATTTTCAAGTCATAAACTCTGTAATTCCCAGCCAAGTAAAATTCTGTGAACTATGTGTAGACTGTagtcatgtattttaaaatcacaagcaaataaaaaaataacaaaatcaacTGCTCAGATCGGTTCCTAGTTCCTAAACAAGAATGAGAGCTACAATCTTTTAGTATAGAAACCATTTACTTGTCTCTTTGCAACGCAACTATGTTATAGTAAGACACCAAGAATGTTGTAACATTCCCAAACCTTAAGACCATATGGGTGATCTTCAGTATCCAATATTCAAATCACATATAGCCTATATACAATTTTCTTGATttgatagaaaaagaaaaagaaaaacagatggTGACTACTATAAACAATGTTTTCTGTATATGAGAGGCAATAAAATATTCATGTTTCTATTTGTTTGTAAGTGTTAAGTAATTTACATCTTTCTAGAAAGCTGGTAACCAGGAGGGCTTTTGACAGTTCTTGGCTTGAGGCTTGCAGATCTCAAGAGTCTGCGAAACTCATGGATGCTGATCCTCCCATCTTCATCGACGTCAGCCTCTTCAAGAAGTGGTTCTATGGAGCCTTTCAAACCCGTTTGCTACAAGagcaaaaaattaataaaacaataatgAAAAATTGAGGGGAATATAAGAAGTATGAGACTGACCAATCTTAGTTCCTCTGGTGTTATAAACCCATCTCTGTCTACGTCAAACTTTTCAAATGCTGCTCTTGACCTCTGCTCCCACTTGGCAGAGTCATGCTCCTCTAGTTGGTTCACATGCAAAGTAGCAACCACAAACTCAGTGAAGTCCACCAACCCATCAGTGTTGCTATCTATCTGCAAAGACAGATGGATGTTtgaataatacaaaaaaaaagtggagGCGGTGAGTGACCATTAACTTACTGCTTGAAGAATCTCAGCTACTCTTGCATCCTTAAGCTTCCAAGGAAGATCTTTCGCAAGAGCCTGTGAAAAAATGATCAATGAATTTATGCAGTTGTGCACTTGAATCGTTGACTTGCGATgcaagttttgttttctttcttaccTGCCTCATCTCCTCAAGGCTAATGGAACCGTTCTTGTCAATGTCAATGGCATCAAA includes:
- the LOC111208251 gene encoding transcription factor bHLH11, whose amino-acid sequence is MEQTKKLKTSSEFSLSDESSASSSSIRPEKMVEVKKEPVSSLKKADRERIRRDKLNEQFLELGNALDPNRPKSDKASILIDTIQTLKDLMTQVDRLKAEHVTLSQESRELIQEKSELREEKTSLKSDIDILNAQYQHKVRTMVPWIPHYTYPVPLVAITQGPVSTLPFPLYATQNPAPLPSPCSTFMPYSAEQKDDAGLELELKIHASSSDQEDVSGKEKKGNSAITASSSNSYSSSQAVSDSVL
- the LOC125590182 gene encoding calcium-dependent protein kinase 18-like; amino-acid sequence: MRQALAKDLPWKLKDARVAEILQAIDSNTDGLVDFTEFVVATLHVNQLEEHDSAKWEQRSRAAFEKFDVDRDGFITPEELRLQTGLKGSIEPLLEEADVDEDGRISIHEFRRLLRSASLKPRTVKSPPGYQLSRKM
- the LOC111208203 gene encoding chaperone protein dnaJ 11, chloroplastic, whose translation is MLSSSPTSFTHPFLSTSPPLSPISPPSRSPRLPPPLVSASCSYTCTEDPPRLHQIPRRTTPATASLYEILEVPRGATGQDIKSAYRRLARICHPDVAAGTDRSNSSADEFMKIHAAYCTLSDPEKRSVYDRRMLRRSRPLTVSTSGMGSYVGRNWETDQCW
- the LOC106451574 gene encoding uncharacterized protein LOC106451574, with the translated sequence MDDLAKQILTRPIQLADQVVKAGDEATINKQECAEIKSKTEKLAALLRQAARASSDLYERPTRRIIDDTENVLQKALTMVQRCRDDGYIMRLFNIIPAAAFRKMISQLENSVGDVSWLLRVSTPAGNDDDEGVGYLGLPPIAANEPILCLIWEQIAVLMTGSPDDKADAAASLASLAKDNPRYVKLIVEEGGVNPLLKLVKEGKIDGQENAARTIGLLGRDPESVEQMIQAGVCSVLANILKEGSMRVQAVVAWAVSELVDGNHAKCQELFAQNNVIRLLVSHLAFETVQEHSKYMVVAGRATSMHHAVVMASKTSTSSKENLPALHEEEDNEMHPLPNQMHSIIKTTMAMKSVKSVTGDDEKPPPPSPGKPPEKSYSGISKPFSAAHHQSRNASVTRGRELEDPATKAYMKAMAARALWKLAVGNATICRVITESRALLCFAVLLKHGDEETKYNTAMAIMEITAVAEENADLRRSAFRRTSPACKAVVDQLFRIVENADAGSDLLIPCVRSIGNLARTFKSAETHMIVPLVKLLDDGEPELAAEVAVALGKFTTEDNFLRKEHSRTIIDAGGSKLLVQLAYFGENGAQIPALVLLSYVAMNVPDSEQLAKDEVLTVLERASKQANVIEEEDMEHLLYEAKSRLELYQSRGARGFHV